AGGAATAACAGATAAAAGTAGCGACCGTCATTTTAACAAAGTAAAACTCCCATGATTACTTTAGCAGGATAAGGGGTAAGGCAAACTCATCAGCTCTATACGATTTGCGGAAATGAGCTATTTTGAGCTCACAATGGTGAATTTCAGTGAAAGGCAGTTGATTTGCATGGATGTATTCCTAAAAATCTTCAAATCATCACTTCTGCAAAATTCCTGGGAAATCATAATGCCACATCAAACGTGCTGTTTTCAAACAACAAGGCGGGCCACTAATATGATCCATGGGGGTGAGTTGGTGGCCACGGACACCATGTTGTTGAACACTGCTTGAGCATAACAAATCTGACATGGCATTCCTCACCTGTCACAAAATAAACAGGGAACCTGTTGACTGTCCTCTTCCATCCACTGCCACTGCTCTTCATCATCACCAGAGTCACCCTCACAGTCCGATAGCTCGGGCATGTCCTCGACATCAGCACGAGGACCTACTCAAATGGAAGTATTTATGAAACAGATAAAACACGAATAGTTGAGAGACTAGCGAAACTCAACCATGCAACTCTGAAATGTTAAACTCAGCATATAGGAAAGATCACTGTACTCTATACTCCTTAGTTGGTTGATTTTTACCAACCAAGGCTATTCTTGAGAAGCATCCATACTATATCAGCTCATAAGCTAATGAAGATTCAAAATTCCATGATTATCAGATCCAATACCTGGGTGCATGTAAAGTATCTCCCCGCATACTGAGGTTAGTAAAAGAAGAGCATTTTATTTGGTCTTTGTTCCTGTAATGATCTTCCGAGTCAACTAAAACTGTATGGTTTAACTTGGGTAAAAGTTGCTGTATTTCTTGATATTGTTTTCCTACTCTGACGTACAAGCAGCACTTTATTTCTCATAACTTGACCTTCCTCATTGTGTTGTGATATTCTATTATGTTGCGCTTGCATTTTCTACatgaatacattatttattgttatgCATTTTGGGTGGATGGTCGTCTATCGAAGGTAGTTTTCTGTTTGCAACTGTAAAGTGGTCTTTTCTGTATATTTTGTTAACTTTTATGCATAGCGTGTTGTATGTAGGTAGTGATTACGTGAATTGCCCGGGCCTTCTCCAACAAATCACgattaaaaacaagacaatggCCTCAAGTTGTTGTTTCCTggtgaaattaaaataaaataaaatagattagCACTGAATGAGATACTCCTGTTCCCATATATAAATTAGGTAGCAGCCGAGAGCATATGCACCAACACAATATTCTAGACAGGCTAGCTTGCTCACCGCGGGCTGAAACGTGTGGTTTCAATTATGTCTATTTTCGAGTGCTACCATCTCGCATATATAATATTTGTCAGAGACTCACGTGCGTCTATGCTCTCTGCCATGATGTTGCCGTTTCCCCGATGACTTCCTGGTAGTGTAAAATGACGCGATCACGTACCAGTGACACTTCCGGACCACATTTCCAATAGAGGTCGCTGCAAACCAGCAGTCCATTCTCGAATACATTATCTGTGCTGAGTTTGAAAAGGGATTTAGGAAACTCCCCTCCATTTCTTTAAGAGTCGTATTTGTTAATGTATTGGTAGGTGTACAATGGAGCATAGAAAATTGCAGTCAtaagtgttttttaaaaaaaaaattcaagttcaGTTTTCATTTAGAAAATCAAAACTAAGGGCCTCGGGGCTAGAATGGTGATCATTTGCACTTCATTGCAAGTTTCCCTccgcccacaaaaaaaatctcacgtttctaaatatatattacattatttttttatatcttttgATTATTTTACTCAATATTATCTGTAAGATCATGAAGGCAAATCAAAAATACTTTTACCACCAGTGTCACATTCGTGATAGTGAAAGGGAGATTGTGTTTGGATACTTGCAATGGGAATGAGATTTCATCTCTGATGGATGTATGTTTATAGAAAAAGTCTTTGGAAAGGTCTGAACCTGCCTTAAACCGTGACTTGGATTCCTCGAGACAAATATTTAACCTGTGGCCATTTTTGGGTTGCTGTAGTACCCCAAATTCTGCTTTTAGCATGAAAATCTTGTTTCTTTGCCAGGAGAGTCTACATGTGGCATTCATGAACTTATCCTTTCCTTTCTGGAATCATGGATACGCCACTGAATCGATGCTCTACTTGGGGAATGACCACATCGCTTCGCTTGCAGTCGTTTTTGACACTTTCCGTAGGTCAAAAACCTGTTAGGACATAATACTGTGATGTGATTTCTTTTGCAATTACACACCTGATGGGCCATTTTGCTTTTGAATATGAAATAAACTACAAATGTGACAGTGACTGAGGACTCTCCTGAAAACATCACCAGATCAGAAGTTGGTTAAATTGAATTTCCGTAAGGGAAAGGGACTGGTTTTGAACTGCATCTGCCGAGCCCACGTAGAGCCcatatttgattgtattttatgttgtttaattttttttggcgggggggggggatttatgGATTATGAGTAAAGACTTTTAGGGGAAAAAGATTTTTCGATTTTGATCCAGAACCAGTGTTGTTACTTTGATGTTTTTTCCAAAGTTGGAAGCACATCACCAGCTCTCAGGCCATTAAAACCAGAAGGTTGAGACCATTCTTTATGGTCACCACACAGGGCCACCTGAAACTGTCCTGCCTGACTATGCGGTATGTAACCTAAAGAACTCACACAATCATAGAATcatagaaaaaaatcatttctccACTCAGAAAAGTTGAGTCAGCAGCAAATATTACCTCTTTGTGTCTCACAAAAATTTATTTGACCAACCTGAAGCTAAAAGCGTGGCACAGTGCATTGCAGTGCAGCAGGTGTAAAGCGATGGTCCTCGGTTTGATCcctggcccgcctgtgtggagttttcatgttctccccatgcctgtgtgagttttctctctgtactccggtttcctcccacatcccaataacatgcaacattatttggacactctaaattgccggaggtgtgattgtgagtgcggctgtttgtctcgatgtgccctgcgattggctggcaaccagttcaggttgtaccctgcctcctgcccgttgacagttgggaaaggctccaggactccgcacgaccctcatgaggataagcggctaagaaaatagatggatggttggGTGAAGCCAAAAGCACAGCACAGAGactgcaaaacaaaagcactattaaataattaaatctgGTAGCCATTCCCAAAAATGCACCGCCAAAGCATTATCTTAATTTACCTGATAAAACTCATGAGACTCAATCATCTATTTTCAGCAGCTACTTGTGAACAAGTAGCTAGATTGTTTGTAAACTCCCTCAGATGAACTTAGCTGTTCTTCATTTGGATTGAGTGTGTAATCCATAAactcttcatattttaattttgctttGACCTAAACAATGACAATTGAATACGGGCCCATCAGTTTTTTCCATTGTTGGAGGTAAATATAACCTTTCATtatatttcagtttaaaaaaaggtttcataCTAAATACATGTACTTGCATGTATAAATCatttattaattataataaaaaaaaacattttgtattacCTATGAGTTACCATGGGGTGGCGGGAAAACTTATTCAGAACACTAACCACAGAAGGCAATATGCATTTGTTCACATGGGGGCGCTCCTACATAAGagactaaagaaaaaaatgagtgcATGCTTTCTGACAAGGCAAATCGCAATTATtcacaaattatttaaatacattgCAATGAGAGcgaaacaatttaaaatgttatttggtGTTATCACATTACAACAAACCACCATTGACTCAAGTCCATTATAATCAAACCAACACCATCATAAACATTCAACACCCCCGATGCATCGATGTAATTAATGTTTAAGCCGGTGGTTCTCACAATATAAGAAGCGTGACTTATTAGTGTTAAAATCCCTGTACTAAATATTTTGAAGCAGAAGATTAAAATAATTTCTACTGCATAAGACAGAGATCGATAAAGCACGCTCACGACCACAGTGAGGATAAggagtatggaaaatggaacgAATGAATTACAATCCTTTGACACGATGCAATGAACCTGAGCTGTGAATTGCCTGGTACCAACTCCATTGACCTGAAAAGGGAAATCCAGAGATTGTATAAATTAAATTGACTTCACATCAGAAAAACTTTATTGCAAAAGTAACAATCACATCATTACACAAAATCTACAGTTATACATTTTCATGTTGAGGTGGGAATACatcaaaatatattatttaaaataagtgCCCAAGGATGAAAATCAACAAGTAAAAATGGGTATTTTCCTGGACATTACAATAGCTTTTAAAAGTAACTCAGTTTCAGAATGACGAAACTTACCCGAGAGTTACTTCTTGTCACTTTTCCCCAGAGTGTTGATGGCTTTGTTCTCCAGGATCTCAACCTTTTGTTCAGGCTGAAGCATGGTGTTTGCCACCATAGCCTTCGCCACTATTTGGATGGGGATAGACATGGATGTGGAGCAAACAGCAGAAACTGCACTGAAGAACTGCCTGGCCAGCCACTCGCCAGGCCGCTTCTCCTCTCTATCCACCAGCAAAACTCTGTTGGAgagacacaaaaataaaacaaccaaatgTAGTGACAACAGATCAGATGTGTCGGAATGGCCTACACCAATGTCCTTGGCCAATGGGTGCTGTGTTTGACAATCATGTGAATAGACATTTCTAATGTGCAACAAAGTAGATTGAAAACCTGTTCGCGAAGCTGGGGTGAATCGATTTACTCCAATTTAATTCTAATGAACAAAATCTGGCCTCACACATCAACAGCACAGACTATCGTGAATGTATATGTCAATTAAAGATGTTGAAGATACATACGGTGACTTTCATGTACATTGATTGGTAAGATGTATCACTCTCTTCTCTTGGTGTGAAgacatttagttaaaaaaaaaaaagtataccaTTATGCACCACTAATAATCTGTGACATGCATATATAGGTGGTCAGCCATGATTATTTTCGTTTACGTTTAAGGAGCGCATAAAGCCTTGGAAGTTCTGAGTGGGTAGCAGATAGGACTGTCACCTTGTGTttgctattttttcatgtatatttAAACGTTACATGAAGTTGTCTGTATGCCCGGGGGTAAACAAACGAGTAATTTGGGTCTTATGTTGGAAATTTTTAGGATACCATAGCAGGTATCGGCTGTTTTAGCAGTTTAACAAGTCTGTTTATTGGGAGTGATTTCCCAAAGTCAGTTAAAATCTTCACATACAACCAAACAGTATGCTCCTTTTCACAGCTTAAGCTCTTCTTGTTTTTATCGTAAAGttaattatttttggggggtttaaaTACAAAGATAACTTACCCAGGTCTGTAAATGGCAAATCTGTCAAAATTCAACACCTGAACATCTGCTTCCACTTGTCCCTAGAAGAAATGCATTGGTTTTAGTAGAGCTCTAAAATGAGGATTTAATAagaaaaagatatttttaaaaaacatatttgggGTAAAGCAAAAGTAATATGCAGTGAGGAGAAACACCTTCACTTTAAGGTAGAGGAAGTTGCTGCTTTTATCAGCTCCTCTGGATGACTCCAAGTGGAACTGTTTGCAGCCTCCGGCTTTGGCAAGCTCAGCAGATTTTAAGACATAGTCATGATCAACTCGGATGAATCCTTCCTGAAATCAGAAAGATATACAATAGGAATTAGCAATGAAAATTAATTGCCTAGCGAAGacaattttaaacaatttaaacaGGAAAAACTCCAATATTGGGCTAAACCATCACAGTAATATTCATAAATTCACTCTgaagatttttctttgtaacaatGATAGCAACCTTCTCTCTGTCATGTTTATTGTTGCAAATAACTTGATAGACATGATGTGCAACCACTCAAAATGTACTCCTTTCCGGCAGCAGCATGAGCTTCAAATCACTTGGATATTGTTCAGTTTCATTTGGGTTCTTTGCCGTAGAGGAGGCGTGCCTGAGAacgtttcattttaatttatgattatttttattgtatgacAGTGGCATCCGTGCTCTTAGAAGGACTGCACTACTGGGGCAGCAAAGCCGAACAGGCTGATAAGGAAGGGTTGCTCTGGCCTGGGATATCATCTTCTGGAGTGCATGCTATCAGCTATGATGATCACTGACGCCCACAAATTACAGGACATCATTCAAACCCTCAGCAGCTCCTTCAGTAACCCTCATTCAATCCATTCAGTGATGTACTACAGGTCCTTCCTTCCTGCTCGAGCACACTGCTGTCAGTAGCCTGTCTACAACTGTCAATATATAACATATTCATGAATTTGTCATTACAGTGATGATAGTTTTGTTCATTTGGATTCAAACTATGTGAGTGTATCACATTTATTATAACATATCAGTTGCCACACTGCTTCTGATTACTGTTGGTGATGTGGATATGGACAAATATGTTgtgatacagtatattgtaattTACACTTGCGTTGACTGTGCAGAACTGTCCACTTAgcagtaaaaatgaaatttgtattCTGATTGTTTAGCTTACAGCCCCTGCTTTTGCCCTGGTTGTTCCCAGGCAGCAGTAGCCAACATCATGGCCCTGGAACGCAGCGGTATAATCTTCAAGTTTCTCAAAGTCCACCACCTCTTGAACCTGGTGGCAGGTAAGACACAATGTGAGGAAAAGTATCTCAGTAACCTCATTGGGAGATGTGTTGTATGTCTTCATCGTTGGTCTACTGACCAGATTTTCAAAGACTTTGCCCTCAAAGTGGAGCTGCCTTCTCCCAATGAGGGTGATCTTGGAGAAGATGTTGCGCTGTAGTAACTCCTGAAGCAGCACCTTCCCGGTCTCCCCAGATGCCCCAAGGATGAAACAGCTTTTATTCTGCTGCCTGAAATTTTCCTCCAGAGTTTTCGTATCTGAAGTCATTCTGTGCGCCAGTAATACACAAATCTTACTATTTGTGGATATCATAAACTAATGTTCACAAATCACATAGGCAACCATAAACATGTGAGAAACGTTCTCAAATGTGTTTATCTTATTAATGATAACGGGACAGATTGACAATTAGgtatttttatattgtagtTGATTTAACAAAATAGTGTGTAAAGAAGTATGCAGGTGatcagcaaacaaaataaatgtacctCTCCAGTTGAAAGAAACAGGTGGACTTATGTGCTCAATCGGTTTGATCAAATTTACAACGAATGTGCTTTCCTAATTGGGTACTACATCATTTTAAGGAGAAACTAGCTAGGTAACCGAAAATAGTGAAAACATTGGTCAAATTAGTGCAGATACACATCACTTCAAACCGCCATTCAGTTCTTGTACATTACAGCCGATGGCTGTCTACTGTGAACGCGGATGTTTCAAAATACTTTTCGCTTGTTTAAGTGTCCGTGAATTGTTTTACATACGCATTACTAGCAAATAGCTTTAGCACTATTAGAGCAGCCGGCAGTATCTGCGGTGTCAAAAGGCAAGGAGCAGTCTTTACCTTGCGAGGTGAACTGGCTCAGGGTCGTCAAACCACTTCAGAACAAGTGCGGCGACGACGACCGAGATGGCGAAGAATGTTGTAGCTTTTTTTAATGCGGTGCCCAGGAGGAGAAAAGACATCAGtaggaacaacaacaacgacgtaGACACTTCCTGGTTGTATCGCGCCTGTCTCGCTGCTGCTCGGAAGAGCCCACTCTCACACTACCGCGCGTAGAGGAAACGTTGAAATGCCTGCCGCTATAATATATCTgtttagttgttgttttgttttgttttgttttttttgcaacaacaacaaaagtcagTGACAGTGATGTCAGGGatgtttttcctcctttctttttGCAGAGCTGAGTTGATAGTGTTCTTGTTGAAATAAAGCACGAACCTAGATCTCATCATCTCCACATCATCTCAACGTCACACACATGCTTCCGGGTGAAAATGGCTCTACTGGTGTAATGTTCCTAATCGAAGGTAGTagctaataaaaataataaatagttaaaacgaaaaaaaaaaaagacagtccaGAGGACACTTCATTCAATTGCACGACCATAATCTTTGTTTCTGGCCATTACACATGGACtcaccgttggcctcacagttctgaggtccagggttcaatcccggccccgcctgtgtggactttgcatgttatccctgtgcctacatgcgttttctctgggcactctggtttcctcccacatccctaaaacatgcaacattaattggaccctctaaattgccctaggtgtgattgtgagtgtgaatgttgtccgtcttcaatgtgccctgtgattggctggcaaccagcccagggtgtacctgcctcctgcccgttgacagctgggataggctccagcactcccgcgacccttgtgaggataagtgtcgaagaaaatggatggatgtgtatatTCTCCTGCCCTTGGTgagcatccatctatccattcatccatcagtcactcacattagaaaaatgtacgggtgcggtcagtcatgcctgcagatataaagttatgggtgtgtgttctgtttgtaatgtaactgttatgagtgtacccctttaagagtggaggggagCAGGTAAACTTGGAAGtcgaagtaggctgagcagcagttcTTTTTTAGAGGTCGTGTGcttccttgtttaaaaaaaaaaaaaagatgtcaggctgtggttcactgttgGATGGGTTTTCATATGCTCTGAGAGTGTCCAACAAGAGGGGATATTGgtgaagactacacaaaataagtggcatctttcaatatttatgtatttttacaagtaataaaTTTTACGCGCACGATTTTTTTGtgttcgactgtgcagatttgcgagtgtgatggcACGCGGGCACGTACGCatctgtcaaatcacagtgactgcaccCATCTATCCATCGTTCTCTACATTTTGTTCTGTGTATCTGATGCCAGATCACAAGGGCAGCAGCTCAGCAGAGAAGCCCAAATTTCTCCCTTCCCAGTCATTTCATCCATCTCTTTctgggggatcctgaggcatttgCAGGCCAATCTCAAGACATGGGCTCTCTAGCCTAATGTGTCTCAAGTCATCCCCCATGCCCTttcccagtgggacatgcccgggaCACTTCCCCAGGAAGGCGTCCAGTGGGCATCCTAACCAGATGTCCGAGCCATTTTAGCTGGCTTGTCTCGatccggagg
The DNA window shown above is from Syngnathoides biaculeatus isolate LvHL_M chromosome 3, ASM1980259v1, whole genome shotgun sequence and carries:
- the htatip2 gene encoding oxidoreductase HTATIP2 — encoded protein: MSFLLLGTALKKATTFFAISVVVAALVLKWFDDPEPVHLARMTSDTKTLEENFRQQNKSCFILGASGETGKVLLQELLQRNIFSKITLIGRRQLHFEGKVFENLVQEVVDFEKLEDYTAAFQGHDVGYCCLGTTRAKAGAEGFIRVDHDYVLKSAELAKAGGCKQFHLESSRGADKSSNFLYLKVKGQVEADVQVLNFDRFAIYRPGVLLVDREEKRPGEWLARQFFSAVSAVCSTSMSIPIQIVAKAMVANTMLQPEQKVEILENKAINTLGKSDKK